The genome window AGAGCAAGCCTATTTCAACGAGTCGCTCGAACTGGCGCAAACATTACAGGCGGATGCGCCCGAGCGCGTGACCGTGATCGAAGGCAGCACGCCCGACCAAGTGGAGTATGACCCGCGCGCCAATTCATCGGCGGGACAACTCATCACCTGGGTGTTCATTCCGCTGTTTGGCATCTCCGCGCTGTTTGCGTACGAACGCCAGCAGGGAACCCTACGCCGCATCCTGACCACGCCGACCAGCAAAGCCACCTACCTGCTCGGCACGATTGCAGGTCAGGTGTTCATGGCACTGGTGCAGATGTCGCTGTTGGTTTTATTTGGCGTTTTCGTGATGGGGCTTGGCTGGGGGCGTGACCTGCTTGCGTTATTCGTCATTTTGCTATGCGCAGCACTAGCGGCGGGAGCGATTGGCACGGCGATGGGAACCTTCGTCAAGACCGAAGGTCAAGCCAGCGGATTGAGCATCATGGCGGGCATGGTGATGGCACTCTTAGGCGGCTGTTGGTATCCGCTGGAGTTGTTCCCTGCGGCAGTGCAGAACATCGTAAAGATCCTCCCCACTACCTGGGCGATGCAGGGATTATTGGACTTGGTTCTCCGCAACGGCGGCTT of Anaerolineales bacterium contains these proteins:
- a CDS encoding ABC transporter permease; the encoded protein is MKKLFAIAWKDAIVRFASSSELLFFIILPIFFTFLLAGGTPSGEEDNRIRLVVVDLADTSISREIFTELEKSTAVRPEYFPLEEAEEMFEARRASSLLIIPAGLDMESIQNGSAALEFRKQPNNLNATVAERAVETAIRRVSSSMGAATIALEEAKAQGTFESAEAEQAYFNESLELAQTLQADAPERVTVIEGSTPDQVEYDPRANSSAGQLITWVFIPLFGISALFAYERQQGTLRRILTTPTSKATYLLGTIAGQVFMALVQMSLLVLFGVFVMGLGWGRDLLALFVILLCAALAAGAIGTAMGTFVKTEGQASGLSIMAGMVMALLGGCWYPLELFPAAVQNIVKILPTTWAMQGLLDLVLRNGGLVEILPEAGVLLGFAAVFFGVGVMRFRYE